Proteins encoded in a region of the Cydia splendana chromosome 19, ilCydSple1.2, whole genome shotgun sequence genome:
- the LOC134800118 gene encoding uncharacterized protein LOC134800118, translated as MGGHFFWSSLGIFLLATSHIEACCSEKGLCLLETLKDLKECKKNALASLFKPKKISDDCLDGPPTILLMPANAPPPPVSPLLYASAPPPCLPPPLLFPPPPPPSIVLPAPPPCAALPALPPPPVYLQAPAPPPLLLPPPPPPLVLPAPPCAPPPLVLPAPSLPPCLLPPPPQVVYAAPPPPPPPPPQPLLLQAPPSPPPQLLMAPPPPPQQVLLQAPPPPPPQIVYQKPAAPPAPLLLQAPPPQYAPLPQYAPAPLALPPPVCPPPLFLPAPAPPPMYLSAPPPPPAYYPAPAPPCSCAPPPQPIPVKSFIVAPPIPCSLEPKPLPPCKCKCKYF; from the exons ATGGGGGGGCACTTTTTTTGGTCCTCCCTAGGGATATTTCTTCTGGCCACGAGCCATATAGAGGCTTGCTGTAGCGAGAAGGGGTTGTGTCTG CTTGAAACACTAAAAGATTTGAAGGAATGCAAGAAGAACGCTTTGGCGTC GTTATTCAAGCCGAAGAAG ATTTCAGATGACTGCCTTGATGGGCCACCGACTATTCTGTTGATGCCGGCCAACGCGCCGCCACCACCAGTGTCACCGCTTCTCTATGCTTCGGCCCCACCGCCGTGTTTACCTCCACCTCTTCTATTTCCTCCGCCGCCTCCGCCGTCAATTGTTTTACCCGCGCCGCCCCCTTGTGCGGCTCTGCCGGCGTTACCACCACCGCCTGTATACCTGCAGGCGCCGGCTCCTCCACCTCTTCTACTGCCTCCCCCGCCTCCGCCACTCGTTCTACCCGCGCCCCCATGTGCGCCTCCGCCATTAGTCCTCCCGGCGCCGTCTCTTCCACCGTGCTTACTCCCACCGCCGCCTCAAGTTGTCTACGCGGCACCCCCACCCCCGCCCCCGCCTCCGCCGCAGCCGTTGTTGTTGCAGGCACCGCCATCACCGCCTCCACAACTCCTAATGGCTCCACCACCGCCGCCTCAACAGGTCTTGCTGCAAGCTCCTCCGCCGCCTCCACCGCAGATAGTGTACCAGAAGCCTGCTGCGCCACCAGCTCCTTTACTGCTGCAGGCGCCGCCTCCTCAGTACGCGCCGCTTCCTCAGTACGCGCCGGCTCCATTAGCGCTGCCGCCTCCGGTTTGTCCGCCGCCACTATTTCTCCCTGCTcccgcgccgccgccgatgtACTTGTCAGCTCCTCCGCCGCCACCGGCGTACTAccccgcgccggcgccgccgtgcagctgcgcgccgccgccgcagcccaTCCCCGTGAAGAGCTTCATCGTGGCTCCGCCGATTCCATGCTCTCTCGAGCCCAAGCCGCTGCCGCCGTGCAAGTGCAAATGCAAATACTTTTAA
- the LOC134800026 gene encoding uncharacterized protein LOC134800026 codes for MEVTRLHARRICKLLIQLSILFMFIHTSQGINLGLIAGDLKRSGPGPLVVRKVSHHSPVIINVNPGLPKLPGIPTLLNPVPKSPKLPCLASLPPKPFPKLPAKPPPKLLKTSKLKRSPLIPSLPRLPGFPPLLLPHLIPPVIPRLPLLPVIPPIMPVPTLLPFLPPPLLRAPRLPTLSPFRPLKLPILGKSPLEKTLGTVKLPLTDKGIRRNISKDLLDLKIKGYLTTPEYYRFKKLLLI; via the exons ATGGAGGTTACCAGACTTCACGCACGAAGGATTTGTAAATTATTAATACAACTGAGCATATTATTTATGTTC ATTCATACATCACAGGGCATCAACCTTGGTCTTATCGCTGGTGACTTAAAGAGGTCTGGACCTGGACCCTTGGTAGTTCGAAAAGTATCACACCACTCGCCAGTCATCATTAATGTTAATCCCGGATTACCAAAACTTCCCGGTATACCAACTTTACTAAATCCTGTGCCAAAATCACCGAAACTTCCTTGTTTAGCATCTTTACCTCCAAAACCCTTTCCAAAGTTACCAGCAAAACCTCCGCCTAAACTTTTGAAGACCTCTAAATTGAAAAGGTCTCCATTAATACCTTCGCTTCCTCGACTGCCTGGTTTTCCACCACTTTTGCTACCTCATTTGATACCTCCCGTGATCCCCCGTTTGCCACTCCTTCCTGTTATACCACCTATAATGCCTGTGCCTACTTTGTTGCCGTTCCTGCCACCGCCGTTGCTCAGAGCTCCGAGATTGCCAACATTGTCACCATTTCGCCCGCTTAAATTACCAATTCTCGGGAAATCTCCACTGGAGAAAACATTAGGTACCGTGAAACTGCCGCTAACAGATAAAGGAATAAGAAGAAACATTTCTAAAGATCTTCTAGATCTAAAAATTAAAGGTTATTTGACTACTCCTGAATATTATAGATTTAAGAAACTATTACTTATTTAA